A region from the Microcebus murinus isolate Inina chromosome 3, M.murinus_Inina_mat1.0, whole genome shotgun sequence genome encodes:
- the IAH1 gene encoding isoamyl acetate-hydrolyzing esterase 1 homolog isoform X4, which translates to MVQYLKSVDVPENRVILVTPPPLCETAWEAECVMQGCKLNRLNSVVGEYANACLQVAQDCGTDVLDLWTLMQKDSQDFSPYLSDGLHLSPKGNEFVFSHLWPLIEKKVSSLPLLLPYWRDVAEAKPELSLLGDGDH; encoded by the exons ATGGTGCAGTACCTGAAGTCTGTGGACGTCCCGGAGAACCGAGTCATTCTTGTCACGCCACCCCCTCTCTGTGAAACGGCCTGGGAGGCCGAGTGCGTCATGCAAG GTTGCAAATTAAATCGCCTGAACTCAGTTGTTGGTGAATATGCCAATGCATGTTTACAAGTGGCCCAAGACTGTGGGACTGATGTACTTGACCTGTGGACCCTGATGCAGAAGGACAGCCAG GACTTCTCACCCTACTTATCAGATGGACTACATTTGTCACCAAAGGGAAATGAGTTTGTGTTCTCACATCTCTGGCCTTTGATAGAGAAGAAGGTCTCTTCTCTACCGTTGCTGCTTCCTTACTGGAGAGATGTAGCAGAAGCAAAACCTGAATTAAGTCTGCTGGGAGACGGAGACCATTAG